One window from the genome of Hydractinia symbiolongicarpus strain clone_291-10 chromosome 1, HSymV2.1, whole genome shotgun sequence encodes:
- the LOC130639316 gene encoding snRNA-activating protein complex subunit 3-like produces MEAYKYCPVNEAYLFTSPLMNIDIFKEQCVLNIDFEDMEVRRNDKSQWQIDKEKLAETLKTDLQTVLELEEVCSIDNLKCDYEDQFDFNQRHVFKDFPDDNKLQTVKQVKMGKTKVEELAYVPTFPEPFMEEISEEDELVPSGEVLLTVSIFHPEKRKVHMEFKVLPDQKLTEVRDLITCQSDKVIFGEFSSNPSLEGVKTAKEISDASFFFVEQCFYNDTRNPLNRDYSRIIKEWAKESERYTVPGLGLFDSTNMQDKTFRDLNFRLGYPYLFCHQGNCEHLMVFNDMRLISEDDPQKVESYPLKTLVLLPRHKRCSICNIHLIKWMTKNDEMAFEDPSFFCDKCFRYLHYTKDGKKLASFQAFPYVSTD; encoded by the exons ATGGAAGCTTATAAATATTGTCCAGTCAATGAGGCGTATTTATTTACGTCTCCATTGATGAATATTGATATATTTAAAGAGCAATGTGTTTTGAACATTGATTTTGAAGACATGGAGGTAAGAAGAAATGATAAAAGTCAATGGCAAATAGACAAAGAAAAACTTGCAGAAACACTTAAAACTGATTTGCAGACAGTTTTGGAACTGGAGGAGGTGTGCAGCATTGATAATTTAAAG TGTGACTATGAAGATCAATTCGATTTCAATCAACGGCATGTGTTTAAGGATTTTCCAGATGATAACAAACTACAAACTGTAAA GCAAGTTAAAATGGGCAAAACAAAAGTTGAAGAATTGGCATATGTCCCTACATTCCCTGAG CCTTTTATGGAAGAAATCAGCGAAGAGGACGAACTAGTACCCAGTGGTGAAGTTTTGTTGACGGTCTCTATATTTCATCCTGAAAAG AGAAAAGTTCATATGGAATTCAAAGTACTTCCAGATCAG AAATTAACTGAAGTGCGAGATCTTATAACGTGTCAGTCAGATAAAGTTATTTTTGGTGAATTCAGTTCGAATCCAAGCTTGGAAGGAGTCAAGACTGCTAAG GAAATCAGTGATGCTTCCTTCTTTTTTGTtgaacaatgtttttataatgaCACTAGAAACCCGTTAAATCGTGATTATAGCAG aattatTAAAGAATGGGCAAAAGAATCTGAAAGATATACCGTTCCCGGGTTAGGATTGTTTGATTCAACAAACATGCAGGATAAAACTTTTAGAGACCTGAATTTTCGACTTGGTTACCCGTATTTGTTTTGTCATCAAGGTAACTGTGAGCATCTGATGGTTTTTAATGACATGAG ATTGATCTCAGAAGATGATCCACAGAAAGTAGAAAGTTATCCCTTGAAGACATTGGTGTTATTGCCTCGACATAAAAGATGTTCCATCTGCAACATTCACCTAATAAA GTGGATGACAAAGAACGATGAAATGGCGTTTGAAGATCCAAGTTTTTTCTGCGACAAATGCTTTCGTTATCTTCACTACACAAAAGATGGCAAAAAACTTGCATCTTTTCAAGCTTTTCCTTATGTTAGCACTGATTAG